The Methylobacterium currus genome contains a region encoding:
- a CDS encoding DUF1254 domain-containing protein, translated as MEVTRRIFAAGAATIPFVGPATPAADAQTVAQDAPVIGNQGVADPLEMAVGAYIYGYPLVTMEMTRRVLTNVAAPEGARGAPMGQISNVRRYPDATFRAVTAPNADTLYSLAFVDVGREPYLFGIPEMDGRYFLMPMLSAWTNIFAVPGKRTTGTGPQTYLIVGPGWSGSVPPGATLIQAPTSLIWILGRTYCTGTPDDYAAVHALQDRYRLIPASAAGRPSTPPAGRVDPSIDGKTAVREQVNRMDASTYFNLLAALMKDNPPALADGVPVARMAALGIVPGQPFDAGKLPLAARQAVEQAPPLALARIMEHEKRTGSHVNGWTFTTDGGDYGKDYLQRAFIAAVGLGCNLPQDAVYPMTMVDSAGRRLNGTSNYVMRFAAGDMPPVEGFWSLTMYDADFFFVDNPLNRYTVSPRNSLQANPDGSVDLLIQNESPGAMREANWLPAPKGPFNLMLRTYWPKGALLTGAWAPPAVTRTGGTTL; from the coding sequence ATGGAAGTGACCAGACGGATCTTCGCCGCGGGCGCTGCCACGATCCCGTTCGTCGGTCCTGCGACGCCCGCCGCCGACGCCCAGACCGTCGCTCAGGACGCGCCCGTCATCGGCAATCAGGGGGTGGCGGACCCGCTCGAGATGGCGGTGGGCGCCTACATCTATGGGTATCCGCTCGTCACCATGGAGATGACCCGGCGCGTTCTCACCAACGTCGCCGCACCAGAAGGCGCCAGGGGTGCGCCGATGGGCCAGATCAGCAATGTGCGTCGTTACCCCGATGCGACGTTCCGGGCCGTCACCGCACCCAACGCCGACACGCTCTACTCGCTCGCCTTCGTCGATGTCGGCCGAGAACCCTACCTCTTCGGCATCCCGGAGATGGACGGGCGCTACTTCCTCATGCCCATGCTCAGTGCCTGGACGAACATCTTCGCGGTTCCGGGCAAGCGCACGACCGGGACGGGGCCGCAGACCTATCTCATCGTCGGGCCCGGCTGGAGCGGCAGCGTACCGCCCGGCGCCACGTTGATCCAGGCGCCCACCAGCCTGATCTGGATCCTCGGTCGGACCTATTGCACGGGCACACCCGACGATTACGCGGCCGTCCACGCACTTCAGGACCGGTACCGGCTCATCCCGGCGAGCGCGGCCGGCAGACCCTCCACGCCGCCGGCCGGCCGGGTCGATCCGAGCATCGACGGCAAGACGGCGGTGCGCGAGCAGGTCAACCGCATGGACGCGTCGACCTACTTCAACCTGCTCGCGGCCCTGATGAAGGACAACCCGCCGGCGCTCGCCGACGGGGTTCCGGTCGCCAGGATGGCCGCGCTCGGCATCGTTCCCGGCCAGCCCTTCGACGCAGGCAAACTGCCGCTCGCCGCTCGACAGGCGGTCGAGCAGGCACCACCGCTCGCCCTTGCCCGGATCATGGAGCACGAGAAGAGGACGGGCAGCCACGTCAACGGCTGGACCTTCACGACGGACGGTGGCGATTACGGCAAGGATTACCTGCAGCGCGCCTTCATCGCGGCGGTGGGCCTAGGCTGCAACTTGCCGCAGGACGCAGTCTACCCGATGACAATGGTGGATTCGGCTGGGCGCCGGCTAAACGGCACCTCGAACTACGTCATGCGCTTTGCCGCGGGTGACATGCCGCCGGTCGAAGGCTTCTGGTCATTGACGATGTATGACGCGGACTTCTTCTTCGTCGACAACCCGCTCAACCGCTACACCGTCAGCCCACGCAACAGCCTTCAGGCCAACCCGGACGGCTCGGTCGATCTCCTCATTCAAAACGAGAGCCCCGGCGCCATGCGGGAGGCGAACTGGCTGCCTGCCCCGAAGGGGCCGTTCAACCTGATGCTGCGGACCTACTGGCCGAAAGGCGCGCTGCTCACCGGCGCCTGGGCCCCACCGGCGGTCACCCGCACCGGAGGCACCACGCTTTAG
- the ccoN gene encoding cytochrome-c oxidase, cbb3-type subunit I has translation MPATTAPKYMTEGEAGLCAVLGLGALLCLIASAKAVDPAFGLHTGLFSLAAVAGVVAILRRYAARDPEPIPQEIGGKPNYNFGPVKFAAIASMGWGIAGFLVGCIIAFQLWAPSLNLGLEYTTFGRLRPLHTSAVIFAFGGNVLIATSLYVVQRTCRARLAGDLAPWFVVLGYNLFIVIAGTGYLMGVTQSKEYAEPEWYADLWLTIVWVVYLVVFLATLAKRREPHIFVANWFYLAFIVTIAMLHIVNNLSIPVTVFGSKSYPVFSGVQDALVQWWYGHNAVGFFLTAGFLAIMYYFVPKRAERPIYSYRLSIIHFWALIFMYIWAGPHHLHYTALPDWAQTLGMTFSIMLWMPSWGGMINGLMTLSGAWDRLRTDPILRLMVVSLAFYGMATFEGPMMSIKAVNALSHYTDWTIGHVHSGALGWVAYVSFGALYCLVPWLWNRREVYSLRLVEWHFWVSTLGIVLYITAMWVAGIMQGLMWRAYNDFGFLEYSFVETVEAMQPYYLVRALGGVLFLIGALIMAYNLAMTILGREAGVPNPAKPEPAADGALVPAE, from the coding sequence ATGCCCGCCACAACCGCACCCAAATACATGACCGAGGGAGAGGCGGGCCTGTGCGCCGTTCTCGGCCTCGGCGCCCTCCTGTGCCTGATCGCCTCGGCCAAGGCGGTCGATCCCGCCTTCGGGCTGCATACCGGCCTCTTCTCGCTCGCGGCCGTCGCCGGGGTCGTCGCGATCCTGCGCCGCTACGCCGCCCGCGACCCCGAGCCGATCCCGCAGGAGATCGGGGGGAAGCCGAACTACAATTTCGGGCCCGTCAAGTTCGCGGCGATCGCCTCGATGGGATGGGGCATCGCCGGGTTCCTGGTCGGCTGCATCATCGCCTTCCAGCTCTGGGCGCCCTCGCTCAATCTCGGGCTCGAATACACCACCTTCGGGCGCCTGCGCCCGCTGCACACCTCGGCGGTGATCTTCGCCTTCGGCGGCAACGTGCTGATCGCGACCTCGCTCTACGTGGTGCAGCGGACCTGCCGGGCGCGCCTCGCGGGCGACCTCGCGCCGTGGTTCGTGGTGCTCGGCTACAACCTGTTCATCGTCATCGCCGGCACCGGCTACCTGATGGGGGTCACCCAGTCGAAGGAATATGCCGAGCCCGAATGGTACGCCGACCTCTGGCTCACGATCGTCTGGGTCGTCTACCTGGTGGTTTTCCTTGCCACCCTCGCCAAACGGCGCGAGCCGCACATCTTCGTGGCGAACTGGTTCTACCTCGCCTTCATCGTCACCATCGCGATGCTGCACATCGTGAACAACCTCAGCATCCCGGTGACGGTGTTCGGCTCGAAATCCTACCCGGTCTTCTCCGGCGTGCAGGATGCGCTCGTCCAGTGGTGGTACGGCCACAATGCCGTCGGCTTCTTTCTCACCGCCGGCTTCCTCGCGATCATGTACTACTTTGTCCCGAAGCGGGCGGAGCGGCCGATCTATTCCTACCGGCTGTCGATCATCCACTTCTGGGCCCTGATCTTCATGTATATCTGGGCCGGTCCGCACCACCTGCACTACACGGCGTTGCCGGACTGGGCCCAGACGCTCGGCATGACCTTCTCGATCATGCTGTGGATGCCGTCCTGGGGCGGCATGATCAACGGCCTGATGACGCTCTCGGGCGCCTGGGACCGCTTACGCACCGATCCGATCCTGCGCCTGATGGTCGTCTCCCTCGCCTTCTACGGCATGGCGACCTTCGAGGGGCCGATGATGTCGATCAAGGCGGTCAACGCGCTCAGCCACTACACCGACTGGACCATCGGCCACGTCCATTCCGGGGCGCTCGGCTGGGTCGCCTACGTGTCGTTCGGCGCCCTCTACTGCCTGGTGCCGTGGCTGTGGAACCGCCGCGAGGTCTATTCCCTGCGGCTCGTCGAGTGGCACTTCTGGGTCTCGACGCTCGGCATCGTCCTCTACATCACGGCGATGTGGGTCGCCGGAATCATGCAGGGCCTGATGTGGCGGGCCTATAACGACTTCGGCTTCCTCGAATATTCCTTCGTCGAGACCGTCGAGGCGATGCAGCCCTACTACCTGGTGCGGGCTCTGGGCGGCGTCCTGTTCCTGATCGGCGCGCTCATCATGGCCTACAACCTCGCCATGACGATCCTGGGCCGCGAGGCGGGCGTGCCGAATCCGGCCAAGCCCGAGCCCGCCGCCGACGGCGCCCTGGTCCCGGCCGAGTAA
- a CDS encoding cbb3-type cytochrome c oxidase subunit 3 has translation MTYDLASRFAQTSGLLYFVALFAGATLYALWPRNQGRFDAAARLPLDEE, from the coding sequence GTGACCTACGATCTCGCCTCCCGCTTCGCTCAGACGAGCGGCCTTCTCTACTTCGTGGCGTTGTTTGCCGGAGCCACGCTCTACGCGCTCTGGCCGCGCAACCAGGGCCGGTTCGACGCCGCCGCCCGCCTGCCCCTCGACGAGGAGTGA
- the hemN gene encoding oxygen-independent coproporphyrinogen III oxidase — protein sequence MSPDLIDRLGGERVPRYTSYPTAPHFTAEVGPQEVAGWLSGIGEGEAVSAYLHVPFCAELCLYCGCHTKVARRYAPIESYVAALEREIDLVAGRVAGRPTLRHLHWGGGTPTSLRGSDMRRIGARLREGFRFARDIEIAVEIDPRTLTPADVETLAAIGVTRASLGVQSLDPQVQRAIRRVQSVEETARAVAWLRHVGIEAVNIDVMVGLPHQSVDNVIATLDHALDLAPDRVAVFGYGHVPWMKPHQRALPEAALPGPRERHAQFEAAAARLVRAGYLRVGLDHFAQPDDPLARAMAEGRLFRNFQGYTTDAAETLIGFGASAISSLPGGYAQNTLDIAAYGDALRQGRLATARGLVPTPEDRLRREVIERLMCDLAVDLDAVCARHGVAASSVFASELAALAEMERLGVVRRAGHRITVPEDMRGLVRSASAVFDARLSGGPGRHSPSL from the coding sequence ATCTCTCCCGACCTGATCGACCGCCTCGGCGGCGAGCGCGTGCCGCGCTACACCAGCTATCCCACCGCTCCGCATTTCACCGCCGAGGTCGGCCCGCAGGAGGTCGCCGGCTGGCTCTCGGGAATCGGCGAGGGCGAGGCGGTCTCGGCCTATCTCCACGTGCCGTTCTGCGCCGAGCTGTGCCTCTATTGCGGCTGCCACACCAAGGTCGCGCGCCGCTACGCGCCGATCGAGTCCTACGTCGCCGCGCTCGAGCGCGAGATCGACCTCGTCGCGGGCCGTGTCGCCGGCCGGCCGACCCTGCGCCACCTGCACTGGGGCGGCGGCACCCCGACCAGCTTGCGCGGCTCGGACATGCGCCGCATCGGGGCGCGCCTGCGCGAGGGCTTCAGGTTCGCGCGCGACATCGAGATCGCGGTCGAGATCGATCCCCGCACCCTGACGCCGGCCGATGTCGAGACCCTGGCCGCCATCGGCGTCACCCGGGCGAGCCTGGGCGTGCAGAGCCTCGATCCTCAGGTCCAGCGCGCGATCCGCCGTGTCCAATCGGTGGAGGAGACCGCGCGGGCCGTGGCGTGGCTGCGCCATGTCGGCATCGAAGCGGTGAATATCGACGTGATGGTGGGGTTGCCGCACCAGAGCGTGGACAACGTGATCGCGACTTTGGACCACGCCCTCGACCTCGCCCCGGACCGGGTCGCGGTGTTCGGCTACGGCCACGTGCCCTGGATGAAGCCGCACCAGCGCGCCCTGCCGGAGGCGGCCCTGCCCGGCCCCCGCGAGCGCCACGCGCAATTCGAGGCGGCCGCCGCGCGGCTCGTCCGCGCCGGGTATCTCCGCGTCGGGCTCGACCATTTCGCGCAGCCCGACGACCCCCTCGCCCGCGCCATGGCGGAGGGGCGGCTCTTCCGCAACTTCCAGGGTTATACGACGGATGCCGCCGAGACGCTGATCGGCTTCGGGGCCTCCGCCATCTCGAGCCTGCCCGGCGGCTACGCCCAGAACACCCTCGACATCGCCGCCTATGGCGACGCCCTGCGGCAGGGCCGCCTCGCCACCGCCCGGGGCCTCGTGCCGACGCCGGAGGACCGCCTGCGCCGGGAGGTGATCGAGCGGCTGATGTGCGACCTCGCGGTCGATCTCGACGCGGTCTGCGCCCGGCACGGCGTCGCGGCCTCCTCCGTGTTCGCGAGCGAGCTGGCGGCGCTCGCCGAGATGGAGCGCCTCGGCGTGGTGCGGCGGGCCGGCCACCGCATCACCGTGCCGGAGGACATGCGCGGCCTAGTGCGCTCCGCGAGCGCCGTGTTCGACGCGCGGCTGTCCGGCGGGCCGGGCCGGCACTCGCCGAGCCTCTGA
- the ccoP gene encoding cytochrome-c oxidase, cbb3-type subunit III, producing the protein MTDLKSATPATTGPDATGQETTGHEWDGIAEYNNPLPRWWLTSLYATIVWAFGYWIAYPAWPLVSDHTRGLLGYSTRAAVLADVAATKAARAALGQEKLASADLAQIAADPTLMPLALATGKAAFGDNCAACHGTAATGRTGYPNLQDDDWLWGGSLDAIARTIRVGIRSGHADTRAGEMPAFGRDGILKRDEVETVANYVLSLSGKAFAPALSLEKGAEIFAQTCAACHGEQGKGNPEMGAPNLTDAVWLYGSAPQEVAATIQGGRKGVMPTWEGRLDAATIKSLAVYIHGLGGGK; encoded by the coding sequence GTGACCGACCTCAAATCCGCCACCCCCGCCACCACCGGCCCGGACGCCACCGGGCAAGAGACCACAGGCCACGAGTGGGACGGCATCGCCGAGTACAACAACCCGCTGCCGCGCTGGTGGCTCACCTCGCTCTACGCCACCATCGTGTGGGCCTTCGGCTACTGGATCGCCTATCCGGCCTGGCCGCTCGTCTCGGACCACACCCGCGGCCTGCTGGGTTACTCGACCCGCGCGGCGGTGCTGGCCGACGTCGCGGCGACGAAGGCGGCGCGCGCGGCGTTGGGCCAGGAGAAGCTCGCCTCGGCGGATCTCGCCCAGATCGCCGCCGACCCGACGCTGATGCCGCTGGCGCTCGCCACCGGCAAGGCCGCCTTCGGCGACAACTGCGCCGCCTGCCACGGCACCGCGGCAACAGGCCGGACCGGCTACCCGAACCTCCAGGACGACGACTGGCTCTGGGGCGGGAGCCTCGACGCCATCGCCCGGACGATCCGGGTCGGCATCCGCTCCGGCCACGCCGACACCCGCGCGGGCGAGATGCCGGCCTTCGGGCGCGACGGCATCCTCAAGCGCGACGAGGTCGAGACGGTCGCCAACTACGTCCTGTCCCTGTCCGGCAAGGCCTTCGCGCCGGCCCTGAGCCTGGAGAAGGGCGCGGAGATCTTCGCCCAGACCTGCGCCGCCTGCCACGGCGAGCAGGGCAAGGGGAATCCGGAGATGGGTGCCCCGAACCTCACCGACGCGGTCTGGCTCTACGGCTCCGCGCCGCAGGAGGTGGCGGCGACGATCCAGGGCGGGCGCAAGGGCGTGATGCCGACCTGGGAGGGCCGGCTCGACGCCGCGACCATCAAGTCGCTGGCGGTCTACATTCACGGGCTCGGGGGTGGGAAGTAG
- a CDS encoding STAS/SEC14 domain-containing protein has translation MNASPDGSVIQRETPRPDLVAFEVRDRITKPDIEWMSSITDAAMNAHGKIDMLLIMSNYEGSDLGARFDGYATSVMARSVAHIRNYVVVGAPAFARAMITLSGTVLPVDTKTFDLSDEAAAWAYLAEAGPAKA, from the coding sequence ATGAACGCAAGCCCCGACGGTTCGGTCATCCAGCGCGAGACGCCCCGGCCCGACCTCGTCGCCTTCGAGGTCAGGGACCGGATCACCAAGCCGGACATCGAATGGATGTCCTCGATCACCGACGCGGCCATGAACGCGCATGGCAAGATCGACATGCTGCTGATCATGTCGAACTACGAGGGCTCGGATCTCGGCGCGCGGTTCGACGGCTACGCCACCTCGGTCATGGCCCGCTCGGTCGCGCATATCCGGAACTACGTGGTGGTCGGCGCACCGGCCTTCGCCCGGGCGATGATCACCCTGTCCGGGACGGTCCTGCCGGTGGACACGAAGACGTTCGACCTGTCCGACGAAGCGGCTGCGTGGGCCTACCTCGCCGAGGCGGGACCGGCCAAGGCCTGA
- the ppx gene encoding exopolyphosphatase, giving the protein MGLDRTALNEAALARIEPGAPVAIIDIGSNSVRLVAYSGISRAPTPLYNEKVLCGLGRNVLTTGRLNEEAVRRALQALARFRVLCETMHVGQVFVLATAAARDAENGPAFLEAAQEACGHPIELLSGRREAELSAYGVISGFHAPDGVVGDLGGGSLELVDLRGSSVGSGVTMPLGGLALQDLSGGSLKKARKIAAEALKKAGPQLDTLKGRTFYAVGGTWRALARLHQAARDYRLHVMHGYAIEPNDELSFLQVVEQSDAATLAAVESVSEARRPLLAYGAVVLEELIRSGRPREIAISATGVREGLLYEKLDDAARARDPLLLAAAELNRLRCRSPGHGPELQAWTDAFMASLSTPETADERRLRHAACLLADVNWRTHPDYRGEQSLNVIAHASFVAIDHPGRAYLAVAVFFRHEGVAPEKASPLLRQLAGPRLFEQARLLGALLRVAFPVSVAMEGILPRTPLAMRDGAIVLTLPPELRDLASDRLSNRLRGLGRLLGAEARIEIGA; this is encoded by the coding sequence ATGGGCCTGGATCGTACCGCCCTCAACGAAGCCGCGCTCGCCCGCATCGAGCCCGGCGCTCCCGTCGCCATCATCGATATCGGCTCGAACTCCGTCCGGCTGGTCGCGTATTCGGGCATCAGCCGGGCGCCCACGCCGCTCTACAACGAGAAGGTCCTGTGCGGCCTCGGCCGCAACGTGCTGACCACCGGGCGCCTCAACGAGGAGGCGGTGCGCCGCGCCCTCCAGGCGCTGGCCCGGTTCCGGGTCCTGTGCGAGACCATGCATGTCGGCCAGGTCTTCGTGCTGGCCACCGCCGCCGCCCGCGACGCCGAGAACGGCCCGGCCTTCCTCGAAGCCGCGCAAGAGGCTTGCGGCCACCCGATCGAGCTGCTCTCCGGCCGGCGCGAGGCGGAGCTCTCGGCCTACGGCGTCATCTCGGGCTTCCACGCGCCGGACGGCGTGGTGGGCGACCTCGGCGGCGGCAGCCTGGAGCTCGTCGACCTGCGCGGCTCGTCCGTCGGCAGCGGCGTGACCATGCCGCTCGGCGGCCTCGCGCTCCAGGATCTCAGCGGCGGCTCGCTCAAGAAGGCCCGCAAGATCGCGGCCGAAGCGCTCAAGAAGGCGGGCCCGCAGCTCGACACGCTGAAAGGGCGCACCTTCTACGCCGTCGGCGGCACCTGGCGGGCGCTCGCCCGCCTGCACCAGGCGGCGCGGGACTACCGCCTGCACGTGATGCACGGCTACGCGATCGAGCCGAACGACGAATTGTCCTTCCTCCAGGTCGTCGAGCAATCCGACGCCGCCACCCTCGCCGCCGTCGAGAGCGTGTCCGAGGCGCGGCGCCCCCTCCTCGCCTACGGGGCGGTGGTGCTCGAGGAGCTGATCCGCTCCGGGCGCCCGCGGGAGATCGCGATCTCGGCCACCGGCGTGCGCGAGGGCCTGCTCTACGAGAAGCTCGACGACGCCGCGCGCGCCCGCGACCCGCTGCTCCTGGCGGCGGCCGAGCTCAACCGCCTGCGCTGCCGCAGCCCCGGCCACGGCCCCGAATTGCAGGCCTGGACCGACGCCTTCATGGCAAGCCTGTCGACGCCCGAGACCGCCGACGAGCGGCGCCTGCGCCACGCCGCCTGCCTGCTCGCCGACGTCAACTGGCGCACCCATCCGGATTACCGGGGCGAGCAGAGCCTCAACGTCATCGCCCACGCCTCCTTCGTCGCCATCGACCATCCGGGCCGTGCCTATCTCGCCGTCGCGGTGTTCTTCCGCCACGAGGGCGTCGCCCCCGAGAAGGCGAGCCCGCTCCTGCGCCAGCTCGCCGGCCCGCGCCTGTTCGAGCAGGCGCGCCTGCTCGGCGCGCTCCTGCGCGTGGCCTTCCCGGTCTCGGTGGCGATGGAGGGCATCCTGCCGCGCACGCCGCTGGCGATGCGCGACGGCGCCATCGTCCTCACCCTGCCGCCGGAGTTGCGCGACCTCGCCAGCGACCGCCTGTCGAACCGCCTGCGCGGGCTCGGCCGGCTGCTCGGGGCGGAGGCGCGGATCGAGATCGGGGCGTGA
- the ccoO gene encoding cytochrome-c oxidase, cbb3-type subunit II: protein MAIAQPGLWKRHEFFERNSILLLIGILIVVAIGGLIEIVPLFYLKSTIEAAEGVRPYTPLELAGRNIYVREGCYLCHSQMVRPMRDEVERYGHFSLAAESMYDHPFQWGSKRTGPDLARVGAKYSDAWHREHLKDPRAVVPGSIMPAYAFLDRPLDAESVADDLRANARLGVPYSPDMILRAQGDLNAQLDPDGADATFPQRYPGAVLHAPGERGRATELDALVAYLQVLGTMVDFKIYDDQKNLR, encoded by the coding sequence ATGGCCATCGCCCAGCCCGGCCTCTGGAAGAGGCATGAATTCTTCGAGCGGAACTCGATCCTCCTGCTTATCGGCATCCTGATCGTGGTCGCCATCGGCGGCCTGATCGAGATCGTCCCGCTCTTCTACCTGAAGAGCACCATCGAGGCGGCGGAGGGCGTGCGGCCCTACACGCCGCTGGAACTCGCCGGCCGCAACATCTACGTGCGCGAGGGCTGCTACCTCTGCCACAGCCAGATGGTGCGCCCGATGCGCGACGAGGTCGAGCGCTACGGCCATTTCTCGCTCGCCGCCGAGTCGATGTACGACCACCCGTTCCAGTGGGGCTCGAAGCGCACCGGGCCCGACCTCGCCCGGGTCGGCGCGAAGTATTCCGATGCCTGGCACCGCGAGCACCTGAAGGACCCGCGCGCGGTCGTCCCCGGCTCGATCATGCCGGCCTACGCCTTCCTCGACCGGCCGCTCGACGCGGAATCCGTCGCCGACGACCTGAGGGCGAACGCCAGGCTCGGCGTGCCCTACAGCCCGGACATGATCCTGCGGGCGCAAGGCGACCTTAACGCCCAGCTCGATCCCGACGGCGCGGATGCGACGTTCCCGCAGCGCTATCCCGGCGCCGTCCTGCACGCCCCCGGCGAGCGCGGCCGCGCCACCGAGCTCGACGCCCTCGTGGCCTACCTCCAGGTGCTCGGCACGATGGTCGATTTCAAGATCTACGACGATCAGAAGAACCTGAGGTAA